The following nucleotide sequence is from Aspergillus nidulans FGSC A4 chromosome I.
TCCCCGCCAGCCCATTCAGCCAAAAAATGCACTTTCCTTTAGGAAGATTAGACCACTCTAATATCTGGCGCCGAAGCTGTTGCCTAGTTCCTGGAAGACATTCATCTTCATGTTGATTGCTGTACGAATCATACTCTGCCCCATCTGCGATAGGTAGGTTGTCGAGCTCTAGCTTCTGATCAATTTTATGCGCATAACGAGCCGCAGTGTCAATACCAATCAACATCGCATCAACCTGATTCCGAATGCCTGCAAATGCCTTACGTCAGTACACAGTGTCTATGACAGCCAGGCTACACGCACCATACACTATCTCGCGCATCGGCTTTTCTGCTTTATCGGCCAGGGACAATTCGACATAAAAGATCTTTTGCataagctgctgctgccattgCTGCGTATTCTTGCCATTCCTTATTCTTATGGGAGTCTGCGTAGTCGCAGATTCCACGAATGACCAGACATGGAAAATGGTTCATCAGGCCAGCTCCCTCCATCTCAAAACAAAGAATATTCTGTTCAAGTGCAAGCTTGTCCCGAAATTCGGCATCTTTAATCAGCTTGTTTCCAGATGCAATAAGGCCGTAATGGATTGCTGGTATATCCTCACCGTCATCCCGTTCTTCTCGAATGATTAATCTTGACATATCGCATACTTCAGCACACGTCCCTTCCCTGTCAGAAGGATGAATAACTTGGCTTTCAAACAGCCTATCACTGTTCAACTCTCGCCGTTTATATTTCCGTCTCATTTTTCTCTTGTTCTCGAGCACCGTGTTGattgcttcttcaagctgaTGGCCCTTCCTCTGATATTGTGCCTTAAGGCCGTTGACCGCTGTCTCAAGTATAATCGGTTGTCGATTCAAAAACCCCGTTGGCTGAAATCTTTG
It contains:
- a CDS encoding uncharacterized protein (transcript_id=CADANIAT00006595) gives rise to the protein MPDPQDYTVGWICAIETEHVAAQRFLDHEFGRPDVLAPNDNNDYTLGKIGGHHVVIAVLPGGEYGTSSAASIARDMLHRFPKIRFGLLVGVGGGVPSSKRDIRLGDIVVSPSQGAGHGGVIQYDFGKEFQEQRFQPTGFLNRQPIILETAVNGLKAQYQRKGHQLEEAINTVLENKRKMRRKYKRRELNSDRLFESQVIHPSDREGTCAEVCDMSRLIIREERDDGEDIPAIHYGLIASGNKLIKDAEFRDKLALEQNILCFEMEGAGLMNHFPCLVIRGICDYADSHKNKEWQEYAAMAAAAYAKDLLCRIVPGR